The genomic window AAGGTGAAGTCGCCGGCGAGCGGCCGCAGCGCTTCGGCGGCCTCCGTCGCCGAATTGATCTTGGTCACGCCGTTGGCATTCAGCACCGCTGCGGTGGTCAGGATGATGAAGAAGGCGATGCCGTTGGACAGCAGCATGCCGGAGATGGTGTCGGCCCGGATGCGCGCGAGCACGGGATCGCCGCCGCTCGGCAGATCGCGCAGCGGCCTGTCGTGCTTGCCCTGGTTCATCTCCTCGACCTCCTGCGAGGCCTGCCAGAAGAACAAATAAGGGCTGATGGTGGTGCCGAGCACGGCAACGACCATCAGAAAATAGTCGGCGCTGACATTCGCCTTGGGCCACACCGCGGCGAGCAGCGCCGTGCTCCACGGGATCTGCACGGTGAAGGCGGTGGCGACATAGGCAAACAGCGCCAGCGTGAGGAATTTCAGCACCGGCGAATAGCGGCGATAGGGCAGGAAGATCTCGAGCAGGGTCGAGCCGGCCGCGAAGATCAGCGCGTGTTCGTGCTGGAGCCCGCCGATCACGAGCGCGAGCGCCTCCGCCATCGCGGCGATGTCGGCCGCGATGTTGAACGTGTTGGCGACGACGAGCATGGACACGAGCGCGAGCACCGCCCAGCGCGGCGCCAGCTGCATGACGTTGGCGGCAAGCCCCTTGCCGGTGACCCGGCCGATCCGGGCGCTGACGAGTTGAATCGCGATCATGAACGGCGTGGTTAGAAACACCGTCCACAGCAGCCCGTAGCCGAATTGCGCGCCGGCCTGCGAATAGGTGGCGATGCCCGACGGATCATCGTCGGCAGCCCCGGTGATCAGGCCCGGCCCCAGCCTTTTCAGCAGGACCGGCACGGACTTAGTCGAGGCGTCGGCGCTGCCATGCTTGGCGGGGCGGT from Bradyrhizobium zhanjiangense includes these protein-coding regions:
- a CDS encoding NRAMP family divalent metal transporter, whose product is MPVLLKRLGPGLITGAADDDPSGIATYSQAGAQFGYGLLWTVFLTTPFMIAIQLVSARIGRVTGKGLAANVMQLAPRWAVLALVSMLVVANTFNIAADIAAMAEALALVIGGLQHEHALIFAAGSTLLEIFLPYRRYSPVLKFLTLALFAYVATAFTVQIPWSTALLAAVWPKANVSADYFLMVVAVLGTTISPYLFFWQASQEVEEMNQGKHDRPLRDLPSGGDPVLARIRADTISGMLLSNGIAFFIILTTAAVLNANGVTKINSATEAAEALRPLAGDFTFALFALGIIGTGLLAIPVLAGSAAYGVAEIFGWRATLEAKPEKAVGFYTIIAAATIIGFGLGFTGIDSIHMLVWSAVLNGIVAVPIMAMMMLIVSSRAIMGRFRARSWLIALGWLGTALMALAVLALLGSSLIG